A stretch of the Acanthochromis polyacanthus isolate Apoly-LR-REF ecotype Palm Island chromosome 22, KAUST_Apoly_ChrSc, whole genome shotgun sequence genome encodes the following:
- the arhgap1 gene encoding rho GTPase-activating protein 1, whose amino-acid sequence MSSELLVDLGDEPATAQLGQLKLATIEDQQWPPDESTLSKSETDISQQFNAGSPHLPWDHPFYDIARHQIIEVAGDDNFGRKVIVFNACRMPPQHQLDHHKLLMYLKGTLDQYVESDYTLIYFHHGLTSENKPSLGWLRDAYREFDRKYKKNIKALYIVHPTMFIKTLLILFKPIISFKFGRKINYVSYLSELEDVVKCEQLVIPARVKEYDNKLRASLKPTSQPPMSPPRSPPLPDQVFGVPLHLLRQRSPDGDPVPVVMRDTISFLSEQGLEIEGIFRRSANVTLVKDVQLRYNSGGTVDFREMEDVHLAAVILKTFLRELPEPLLTFQLYNDIVNFASVSSDNQVMAMKTLVESLPEENYASLRYLITFLAQVSANSEVNKMTNSNLAVVFGPNLLWGRDNAMSLSAIGPINNFTRTLLDQQHLVFT is encoded by the exons ATGTCATCAGAGCTGCTCGTAGATCTGGGTGATGAACCTGCCACTGCACAGTTAGGACAGCTGAAGCTGGCCACCATCGAGGACCAGCAGTGGCCTCCTGATGAATCCACGCTCAGCAAGTCAG aaacGGACATTTCCCAGCAGTTCAATGCAGGTTCCCCTCACCTGCCCTGGGACCATCCTTTCTATGACATCGCTCGGCATCAGATCATCGAAGTGGCAG GAGATGATAACTTTGGCAGGAAGGTGATCGTGTTTAACGCCTGCAGGATGCCTCCTCAGCACCAGCTGGACCATCACAAGCTGCTGAT GTACCTTAAAGGAACCCTGGACCAGTACGTGGAAAGCGACTACACCCTCATCTACTTCCATCACGGGCTGACCAGTGAAAACAAACCTTCTCTGGGATGGCTGCGGGACGCCTACAGAGAGTTTGACAGAAA GTACAAGAAGAACATCAAGGCTCTGTACATCGTCCATCCCACCATGTTCATCAAGACTCTGCTGATCCTCTTCAAACCCATCATCAG CTTTAAGTTTGGCAGGAAGATCAACTATGTGAGCTACCTGAGTGAGCTGGAGGACGTGGTGAAGTGTGAGCAGCTGGTGATTCCTGCTCGAGTTAAAGA GTATGACAACAAACTGAGGGCGTCTCTGAAGCCCACCTCCCAGCCCCCCATGTCTCCTCCTCGCAGCCCTCCTCTACCTGACCAGGTGTTCGGGGTGCCGCTGCACCT gcTCAGACAGAGGAGTCCAGATGGAGATCCAGTTCCTGTGGTGATGAGGGACACCATCAGCTTCCTGTCAGAACAAG GTTTGGAGATCGAGGGGATCTTCAGACGGTCTGCTAATGTGACTCTGGTGAAGGACGTCCAGCTCAGGTACAACTCAG GTGGAACGGTGGACTTCAGAGAGATGGAAGACGTCCACCTGGCTGCTGTGATCCTGAAGACGTTCCTCAGAGAGCTTCCTGAACCTCTGCTGACCTTCCAGCTCTACAACGACATCGTCAACTTTGCCT CTGTATCCAGTGACAACCAGGTGATGGCCATGAAGACGCTGGTGGAGTCACTGCCAGAAGAAAACTACGCATCACTACGATACCTCATTACATTCCTGGCACAG GTATCAGCCAACAGTGAGGTGAACAAGATGACCAACAGTAACCTGGCTGTGGTCTTTGGTCCCAACCTGCTCTGGGGGCGGGACAACGCCATGTCACTCAGTGCCATTGGGCCAATCAACAACTTCACCAGAACCCTGCTGGACCAGCAGCACCTCGTCTTCACCTAG
- the arl6ip6 gene encoding ADP-ribosylation factor-like protein 6-interacting protein 6, which yields MTGHGAAGRPGSHRSGPRPRAAVLLSVLGSAVTVAAVGCFCALVYPIIKELRAERVRAEDGTEQRMLGFWSILVLSVLVGCICCVFSWTFSYLDSYQPGMVFPTPLKLAAFRGGSGRGFHMSYGVAVLNGVMAMLTVIWSLS from the exons ATGACCGGACACGGAGCCGCTGGGAGGCCGGGTAGTCACCGGAGTGGACCCAGACCCCGGGCCGCCGTCCTGCTGTCGGTGCTGGGCTCCGCCGTGACCGTGGCCGCCGTCGGTTGTTTCTGCGCGCTCGTGTACCCCATAATCAAAG AGCtgagagcagagagagtgagagcaGAGGACGGGACGGAGCAGAGGATGCTGG gttTCTGGAGCATCCTGGTGCTGTCAGTGTTAGTAGGATGTATCTGCTGTGTCTTCTCCTGGACGTTCTCCTACCTGGACTCCTACCAGCCCGGCATGGTGTTCCCAACGCCGCTGAAACTGGCAGCCTTCAG AGGTGGATCCGGCCGTGGCTTTCACATGAGTTATGGGGTGGCTGTTCTGAACGGCGTCATGGCGATGCTCACCGTCATCTGGAGCCTCTCCTGA